In the genome of Paenibacillus pabuli, the window GAAACGGCTTCACCAGATGTAAGAGCCCTTTTGCACACTCAGCTTAAACAAGGGATTGCTATGCACCAGGAAATCTCGGAGCTCATGATTCGCAAAAAGTGGTTCCATCCTTACGAGCTGAATGAACAGTACCAACTCGACCAGCTATCGGCGAATAATACGGTAATGATCGGGCAGATGAATCTGTTCCCGGGAGATACGTCGCGTAAAGGGATGTTTGATCGGACCCCAGATGAACATATTGGAGGACATAAAGCATGAAGGCGGTAACGTATCAAGGGGTTAAAAATGTCGTGGTCAAAGAGGTTCCGGATGCGAAGATTGAGAAACCGGACGATATGATCGTAAAGATCACCAGTACCGCCATTTGCGGTTCTGACCTTCATCTTATTCACGGGATGATCCCTAACCTTCAGGAGAACTATGTCATCGGACATGAGCCGATGGGGATCGTAGAAGAAGTAGGCCCTGGCGTGACCAACCTAAAAAAAGGCGACCGTGTAATCATCCCGTTTAACATCGCATGTGGAGAATGCTTTTATTGCAAAAATCAGCTGGAAAGCCAATGTGACAATTCCAACGAGAACGGAGATATGGGTGCATATTTCGGCTACTCGGGAACGACCGGCGGATATTCTGGCGGGCAAGCCGAGTATTTACGGGTTCCGTTTGCCAATTTCACCCACTTCAAAATTCCTGAGAACTGCGAACAACCGGACGAAAAGCTAAGCTTGATCGCTGATGCCATGACCACGGCATTCTGGAGTGTAGATAATGCCGGCGTAAAAAATGGAGATACGGTCATCGTTCTCGGATGCGGCCCAGTCGGACTTCTGGCCCAGAAATTCTGCTGGCTGAAAGGAGCAAAGCGGGTCATAGCCGTTGACTATGTCGATTACCGCTTGCAGCATGCGAAGCGAACGAACAACGTCGAAATCGTAAACTTCGAACAAGATCAGAACATTGGCAATACTCTCAAGGAAATGACCAAAGGAGGCGCCGATGTTGTCATTGATGCAGTAGGAATGGACGGCAAGATGAGTGATCTTGAATATTTAGCCAGCGGTTTGAAACTGCAAGGCGGCACCATGAGCGCATTTATCATTGCTTCTCAGGCTGTCCGCAAAGGCGGCACCATCCAAGTCACTGGGGTATACGGTGGTCGTTATAATGGCTTCCCGCTCGGTGACATCATGCAGCGAAACGTGAATATCCGTTCCGGACAAGCTCCAGTTATTCACTATATGCCGTATATGTACGAGTTGGTTACGTCTGGCAAAGTGGACCCCGGCGACATTGTTACGCACGTCATTCCGCTCAGCGATGCCAAGCGGGGCTATGAAGTGTTCGATACAAAAACGGACAATTGTATTAAAGTCATCTTAAAGCCTTAAATATGGATAGATACTTGGGAGGACAATCCGAATGAATTCCAAATACGCATTGCATGAGGTGCTTGAGGTACATGAAATAGCTGCATTCAAGACGGTTTGCTTGACTAAATCCCAGACCATGCAAGCTCTGGTAACCGATCCGGAACTCATGCAAATTTTGCAACAAGATGCGACATTATCACAACAGCAGCTTCAGGAGCTCGGTGAAGTGCTGTCTAAAGCGACTGTATAGGAGATAAAAAAATGAACCCAATATTAGAACACATGTCAGGCCTTCATACGCTTACTGATGACGTGATCGCAATGGATTTGTTGATAAACGCCAAGAGCGGAGTCAGAAATTACGCCATGGCTGTGACCGAATGTGCCACCCCCGAAATCAAGCAAATTTTGATGAAACAGCTCGACGAAGCCATAGTCTCTCATGAAAAGATATCAAATTACATGGTGCAGCATGGCTTATACCACCCTTACCATATTCCAGAGCAAATTCAGCTTGATCTGAAAAACATTCAAACGGCTATGAACATTCTGCCCTGATACCGCTTAACCACAATGGTCAGGTCTGTTTTGGATTTTGCCGGAGACTTCAGAGTACAAAATATGCCTTTGTGCAAAATCCAGTAATGAAATAAGGGCGGATACACTCCGCCCTTATTTCAGCTGCGTAACTAAACACACTTAATGGGAATGACACAATGTTCTTGTCCACAACATGGGACAAGAACTTGGTTCCTTTACAAAAAAAGCCGCTAAATAGCGACTTAGAAAGGAACAATGTTATTGTACCTCGACATCGTTTTTATAATTATTCTTACTAGTTTAAAGAGCCCCACAAGTCTTATCATGTGGGACTCTGTTTATAAATGTCTTGCATTCTGATCAGGGCTGGCACTATCAAATGAAGCACTATCGTACAAAGCTTGAATCTAGAGGAATTGTACAAAGTATGTCTCGTAAAGGTAATTGTTACGACAATTCAGTGATGGAAAATTTCTTCGGGATAATGAAATCAGAATTCCTCTATTTGAAGGAATTTGAAAGCTTAGAGTATTTCAAAAAAGAACTTAAAAAAAATATCGAATACTACAACACGAAACGAATGAAAGCAAAATTTAAAATGAGCCCGGTAGAATACCGAACTCATTTTAATCAAGCTGCCTAATGAAATAACCGTGTCTAACTTTTAGGGGTCACTTCAATCATGGTTAGCTGTTTTTTATCAACACACTTAACACTCCGTATCATCCTGTTCGAAAAATCTCCATCATGATAGTATTTAGATAATTACCTAAACCGAAATGACACAATGTTCTTGTCCTTTTCGGTACTTATAAATGTTTAGTGCAATTATACAGCGAACAGTTCCATCGCGGTTCCCCCGTATTCAGTATGGTAATCGATGCATTCAATAGACTTTCTGTCATGTCGATATGGGGTATGAGTCTCTTCAGAGTCATTCCAAGGAATGCACCGTGACTCACAATTAAGATATTCTGATCTGGGTGTCTGCATGATATGTCGGTAAGGCACTGTTTGCCTCTTTTTACAATCTCATCGTTTGATTCGATACCGAGATCTAGTCTGAACCATCCATATCCCCACCGATTGACGCGCTCCTGTTCTGTCGTTCCTTCTATAAGGCCACAGTTCATTTCTCTTAAGCGCGGGTCTGTTCTCACATCGATATTCTTGATCTTACCGATGATTGCCGCTGTTTCAAGTGCTCTGGACAAATCACTAGAATAAATATAATCCCAATGTTCTATGCCAATTCTTTTGGACAATAGTTCAGCTTGTTGTCGACCTCTCTCATTGAGCGGAATATCTGAATGGCCTTGTGTTCGATATTCATCGTTCCAATCCGTTACTCCGTGTCGGATCAATCCTAGCGTAGTCATTTGTGTCCCTCTTTTCAGTTGCAAAAATGATTTGAGAATTCGACTTATGTATACCAACTACTTTCAACTTCCACTAATATAATAGCTCCACTAAATCTCTCTAACCTCTTGGAGGCTCTTCTTCTCAGTACAGGATAGAGCTTTAGCATCTTGTCCCTCGACATCTTTTCAGATTAACGGCTTCAAAAATTCAACTCTCTACATATGTTTAGATTGTTTTTCGAATCATTTTATGCTCTGTATACTTTTCAATTGGATTGTTCATTGATCAAGATGATAAGTAGTCTTACTCGTTAATATTCTTTATAACTAATACCTTATTAGGTACCCAGCCCTTCTCACCCTCTGGCGTACGAACAAAACTCCATTCATTAAGTTCAAGTTCTTTTTCAACTAACATACCAGGATCAACAGTCAATTCGTGTGCGGAATAGTGTGTTAATGCAGTCGCTATGTGTTCCTCATTTGGTGTACTTAATATTTGTTTTGGTACCCAGCCGCACTTTTTGGAATGGATTGCTTCACAAAAAATCCAGTTTGGAAATTCAGTGTCTTCTCTTCCGTAGATAACAATATCTCCTTTAGCTAAAACAATTGGATCAGGATAATTAGAAACATGTGGGTAAACCACTTTATATTGCTTCATAGCATGCCTCCACATAGTATATTTCACCTTTATTCATCAAGATGCGTCCAACAACGTAATGATTAAGTCTTTAAAAACATTCATTCAACCTACTTATCTACTTGACGACAAAGAGGGGTTAAACAGTCAAGATTGTTTTATTTATTTACAAGGAATGGCCTTTGACTAATTTTCGTCAAAACACGTCTCTCACAATGATATTTCCCCATAAATTTTTTAATGTTTTACCATTGATCATAACTTGATTTAGTAGTTGTTCAACTGATTTATACTTAATTTGTGCTTCTTCATTTTCCTTAATACAGTACCAACCACTTTCATTATAACTGATTAGGAAATGAGTATCATTCAAGATAAATTCCACTTCATGTCCGAGATTTAAATCTTCGGTAAATTCGTCGTAACTATACAATTTATGTCTCCCCTCACTATCTCCAAGGACTTGTCATTGTACATCCAAATCGTAAGTAAATGGGGTGGTTGGTAAATGCAAATGGTCCACGGAGCCCGTGGACCCTTACTTCTTCTGATTATAGTCTAGCCGCCCAGCAGAGTCATCTGTTCTTTCATATAACGTGTGCCGTGAACGACATTCTTGGGACTGACCTGATCGATTCGTTCGAGGTCCTCCTTCATGAGAAGGATATCAGCCGCGGACGCATTTTCCTCCAGGTACTTGATACGCTTCGTACCCGGGATAGGCAGCGCCCCGCCCGCAATCGTCCAGGCAATGGCCAATTGGGATGGTGTGCAGTTTTTCTCCATCGCGATCTCCTTAATCTTGTCGACTACCTCAATGTTCTTCCGGAAGTTGTCTCCTTGGAAGCGCGGCATCCATCTGCGAAGATCGTCGGCGGCCAGATCCTCGAAAGTGTGAAGCTCGCCGGAGATAAAGCCCCTGCTCAGTGGACTGTAGGCCACATGGGTAATCCCCAGCTCTCTTACGGTAGGGAGTATCTCCTCTTCGATGTCACGGCTCCAGAGCGAGTACTCACTCTCTAGCACGGAGATTGGATACACGGCATGAGCGCGGCGAATGGTGGACGCGGACGCCTCGGACAGGCCGAGCGCCCGAACTTTGCCTGCCTTGACCAAGTCTGCCATCGCTCCGACCGTCTCCTCGATCGGGATGTGCGGATCGACGCGGTGTTGGTAGTATAGATCGATGTAATCCGTATTCAAACGGCGAAGGCTATCTTCCACAGCTTGCTTAACGTAATCAGGATGGCCACTGATGCTCTCGTAATTTGGGGTGTACGAGAACTTGGTGGCGATAATGGCTTGTTCGCGGCGTCCTTGAAGAGCACGGCCGAGCAGATGTTCGTTATGCCCGTTCCCGTACACGTCCGCAGTATCGAACATCGTGACGCCTATGTCCAAAGCCCGATGGATTGTTTGGATCGACTGTTCGTCGTCAGTCACCCCGTAAATGCCTGGAGACATCCCCATAACTCCCAGACCGATTGAAGAGACGAGGATATTGCTATTGCCCAAAATTCTTTGCTTCATTTGTTAATCCCTCATTCTATGTTTGTTGTCGCTCTGACTCCTCCATCTTGATTAACAACTGGCTTTCGGAAGGGATTCTCCCTTTCTCGATGTCTTCGTATATCGACAGCTTGTTATTGACGGCGTCGAGCGCTTCGGCCAATTCGTTCTGGCGGCGAAATAAATCTTCCTTGTACTGGTTCAAGATCGCTTTGCGCTGTGGAATCGTGGAATCACCATCGAGCGCAAGATCCACCATCTCTTTCAGCAACGACAGCTTCATTCCTGTCGCCCGGAAACATGTCATCAGCCGGATCCAATCTAGGTGATCTTGTTCGAACAGTCGATTCCCGTTCTTATCTCTCTTAATGTAAGGGAGCAATCCCTCCTTCTCGTAAAAACGAATCGTATGAGCCGGGCAACCCAGCCGCTCTGAAGCTTCTTTGATCGTGAATGGCATTGGCCAGATCGCTCCTTTATCGGTTATTTTCAGACGGAATCGGCGGGTTCATCCTCATCCTAAATCTTAAAGTACACTTTAAGGCAAGCGTTTATTTTGGGAGACAACTGTTAACGTTCAACTACTGGTTATCATTATAAGGCCCATCATTGAACTTATTTGTCCATTCCGGCAACCGGTACAAATTCTTGCCTTTGGCTTGGGACACGATCTTGTACCGATAAAAAAAGCCGCTATAGTAGCGACATCCAATGGGAACATGCTCTTGTCCCTCGACAAGAACTTCAACCTATTGCCGTTTCCTTCCTCTTCTCACTCTTCAATTTGTTCACATATCAAGAAAATACCTGCCCCTCTTCCCGGGCAGGTATTAACGGTGAATCGGATGAATGGCTTACCAACTCGATCACTAAATATTAGTCCAGAAGGCTGTAGATCTGAATGCTCTCCACCTTGGCATCCTTGATATGAAACGACATCACATCCACATAATTGGATGGCTCGTAACGGAAGTCATCCTCCTCATCAGGGGCTCCATCACCAAGCAGTTTCCCCTCAGGGTAGGCATTTTTGAGTGTATCCAGGCTATCTCCTGCTTTAATGTTTCGGACTGTCGCGTACTTCGGATCTGTAATTTCGATATGAAAGATGGAGTCTTGTTTCCCCTCCGGTATACTTATTGTTTTAATCTCCAGACCAGGATACGTATAGACCTTTTCTGTAAAACCAATTAACGTATCCATGTTTGTTCCATCGTCGGCAGTGTACGTATGGGATTTCAGGTTATCCGGTTTGCCCAGCATCTGTTCCATCTGATCCTCATTCGCTGTATCCGAAATCGCAATGGTGTGCTCATTATAGACAAAAGCAAGCTCCTTCAGCACCACATTGCCTTCCTTCTCCATCGAACCTTCCTTAATAGCTTCAGCACTCTGTCCTTCCGAATTTTCTGAAGCAGGAACAGTAGAATTGGTTGCTCCTTCGCCTTTGCTTTGTTCATTTGTTGTGTTCTGTCCGGTTGCTGGAGATGTGGCATCACTGGACTGACAGCCCGTTAATGCCCCCGTTAGTAAAGCACCTAGTACGATAAAACCTGCAGCTTTCTTTGTTAACTTCATCATGATCCCTCCATAAATGTGTAATTTGTTCTTATGAAGTGATTATAAAAAAAGCATTTGTTAGTCTCATAACAGAAATGTACCAATCTTGTAACGTTACCTATTTAGGCTTGGGTTTAGATTCAGATCTACGCACGAGGCAAAACAATCGTAACGGTCGTTCCTTCCCCGATTTGACTTTCCATGTCGATATATCCATTGAACCGCTCTACAATCTCTTTGCAAATAGAAAGTCCAAGACCTGAACCGTTTGCTGTGCTTGTATTTTTCGCCCGGTAAAAGCGTTCCTGCACTCGCTCCAGCTCATCGCTTGCAATACCGATACCTTGATCGTGTATCCGTATAACCACCTCACTCGGCGTTTGTTCCATCTCTACTTTAATCTGTGAGTAATTGCCTGAGTATTTGATAGCGTTGTCCACAAGGTTGGCGATCGCATGGGACATCAACATTGGATTTACGTTGGCGTAAACTCTTGTCGTCCCCTCATCATCCGGTTCTCCCTCCACTTTATCGACTCTGATCTCGATCCCTTTATCCCTGGCCTTCGCTTCCATATTCATTGCAACTTGCTGAATCAGTTCGTTCATTTCCGTTTTCCGGGCTTCCAGTTCGTTAGAACCATTCTTGTCGAATCGGGATAGCAGCAACAGTTCATTAATCAAGCGTGTCAGCCGATCTGATTCCTGCAGCAGATGAGCATAGATTTTTTGCAGCTCCTTGTTCTCGCTCTCCCCTTCATACAAGTATTGAGAGAAACCACGAATTGCTGCCAAGGGGGTTTTTAACTCGTGAGATACGTTGGAGACAAATTGTTTTTGGTACTGAATGTAATCATGAAGCTGTCGCCCCATGGAATCCAGCCCATCTGCCAGCATGCCCAGCTCATCCTTCCGGTTTAGATGAACTCTCCGAAACTCCTGTCTGGAGAAGCTTTGCGCAGCGCCAAGCAGCAGTTTAATCGGCTTGGTTGTGTTGCGGGCAATCCACAGACTGGATAACGTAATCAGTACAATAAATCCGCCTGCACCCACAAACAGGATATAACGGATTTGATCCATAATCGCATAAAAGTAGGAAATGTCCTCCACGAACTCATATACATAAGCGTTTTGGTAGTATTGATCCTGAATGGGAGTCGCAAAATAAAGCAGATGATCTTCCGTGACGGTGTAGGTGTAACTGCCGCTCAAAGCTTTCTCAATATTCTTTTCAAAAATAAGCGGTTTGCCATCATTAATGATGATGCCATCCACAGCCAAGCCCAGCAGCTGCTTGGAGCTATCATAGATACGTACTTCCTTGCCCGAAGCTTTCAGCTTCTCCAGTGCAAGTCTGACGATTTCCTTGGTTTGCGGCTCTCCTGACGATGATCTATGCTGTGCCAACACCTCACGGAAGGACAACTCGGACAGATCCGCCTTCTCCATCATTTGTTTTTCAATGGTAACGAAGCTGTAGTAATCGATGGCTTTATTCACCGCAAAAATGATGATGCCAAAGGACAACACGGAGAAAAATAAATAATTCAGCAGTAACCGGGTTGCATACTTCAGTCCTCGCCACCTCCAAGCTGATAGCCAAACCCGTAGATCGTTCTGACATACTTCGGTTCGTCTGCGTTGTCCTCCAACTTTTTTCGTAAACGCATGATGGTCATATCCACACTGCGACTGTCTCCCATAAAGTCATATCCCCATCCGATCTGCAGCAGCTCATCCCGGGTAAAGATTTTGTCCGGTCTTTTGAGTAGCGTTTCCAGAATTTTAAACTCTTTGGCCGTTAAAGACACGGGAACACCGTTTTTCAGCACCCTTCGGCTTTCCAGATCAAATGTCAGCTCTTCATGAATGATGCGTGTAGATTTCACTTCCGTTCCTTCACTGGATTCCTCCTTGCTCTCGTTTCTTCTCAGAATCACCTTGATCCGAGCGAGCAATTCACGATTGTCAAAGGGTTTGGTCATGTAATCTTCCGCCCCTAGCTCAAGTCCGAGCACCTTGTCGATTACCTCATTTTTGGCAGAGAGCATGATCACAGGAATGGCACGTTTTCCTGTAATTTCCTTACACAAGTCATATCCGGAACAGTCTGGCAGCATCAGGTCAAGTACCACTAAGTCGGGTTGAAAAGAGTCGAGCAGTTGCAGGCCAGTTTTGCCATCCTCTGCAGTTTGCACATCGTAATTTTCTCGCCTTAGCACCAGCTCAATTAAATCTCGAATTGCAATTTCATCATCAATGACTAGGATTTTCTTCAATGTACACCCCTATCTAGCCTTGTTCTCCAGCTTCAATCATATATTAACCCCATCTTAGCACAAACATTTTAGATTCCTCCACCAACAGCAAGATGAGGTATATTCCAACGAACCCTACATAACTTGCAATAAACCCGAAGAAAGGAGAACAATCCATGGATCTGCTCTGGGTACTCATTGTTTGTCGATCTTATTGATTTCATATTGTTCCAGCCATCGTTGGCTCGATTATTGCCTTGCTCATCTTCTTCGCTCTGGTACGCGGCAAGCCTTCCGAAGACGTTAACAAAGAGAGGCGGAAACCGATATCGTCGTTCATTAGATATTTTTATAAAGATGCTGCCAGGGCATAAATCACCCGGATGCTCCGCGAGAAACGACTCTGCCCGGTTTCCACCGAACATCGCCAAATTGAGTGGCATCCCATGGGTCCATGTATCATTGGGGCTTTGTGGACATGGACGGACATCTGTGGGCTATTAACTACATGAACATGGAGCGGCACAAGGTTAAGGCTTTACAGAGAGCACGTTCGTACTAGTGTTCAAAAAGAAAGACGCCGGATCTTCCCCGGCGTCTTCTTCGCGATGATTAGTTTTGTTCGGTTTAGGCTTTGAAATTGTCCATGATCGCTTGTCAGCCTGCTTGCTGGAACTCGACGGGATTTGAGCTTTCCGCGTCAACGTTTCAATGACCTTTGGCGGTTTAAGAAGTGACCAAACCTGGCTAGGTTAGAATAAACAGCTCCATACGTTACCCTCCCATGTTACTTGCTCTAATTTAAATCCAGCAGGTTTAATTAGAATTCTAACTAAAGGTAGCGCACTATCTCTTTGCTTTGATTAGCCATCAAAATCGACCACCTGCTTGTTCGCTGTTTAATCCTATAATGAGATAAAGGTAATTTTTAATTTCGGAATAAATAGAACCCAAATCCCAATGTACCCCGTCCCCATTGCAAATAAGTTCTCCTCCATGTCCGGATTCGTTCAAGCATGGCATTGCAATCAGAATCATCGGGGTTTTCATGGCAATGATTCTCGATTGATGAGGAATACAGCCACTCATAGTCATCCCAGTCATCTTCGCTTGCCACATAGGACCAAAGTGGAACTAAACCTAATTCCTCAGCAACGTTTACATTTCCGGCATGACTTTTCAATTTGGACTCTTCAGTTCCACCAAGTGCCTGCAAATATTCATTGCTCGGAGGCTGTTTCCAGTACCCCTCACCGATAAGAATGTAGCCATTTTTGCGTACAATCCGTTTCATGGATTGTAATGTAGATTCCAGTCCACCCAGGGCATGAGTTGATCCAATACAAATCCCTAATTCATAGCTCTCTTGTAAACACTTTTCTATAGCACTTTTGGCGTCTTCTACAACAAATTTAATGCTACCTTCAGGGGTTCTGCCGTTGGCTTTTTTTTCGCTTCATCAATGGCCCCATCGTATAATTCAATTGCGGTCCCTGATATTTTATAATTTTCCACAAGACGAATCAGGAGTTCACATTTTCCTGCACCAATGTCAATTACCTTATCTTGTGGATTCAGCGATATCATTTGTATCATTTTCATAATCTTCGCTTCACTGTTGTCAGGAAGATGCTGATTTTCCGGCTTCTGCCTTGCGTAAATATGCCCCCGTTATCGAATGCTCGAAAGCAGCAAGCTGGACAGGAGTACCTTCGAATACAATTTGACCACCCCGGTGGCCGCCCTCGGGACCCAAGTCAATAATCCAATCCGCGCTTTTGATCACATCCAGGTTGTGTTCGATAACCACCAGCGTGTTACCCCTGTCGACCAGGCAGTTCATAATGTCCATCAGACGGGAGATATCGGACATATGCAGTCCGGTTGTCGGCTCGTCCATTACGTAAAGACCGCCTTCCTTGTGAAGTTCTCCGGCCAGTTTGATGCGTTGGCATTCACCGCCCGACAAGGTGCTCAGTGGCTGGCCTAGCGTCACGTATCCGAGTCCCACATCCTCCAACGTCTGCAATTGACGGAGCAGCCCCTTCCTGCTGAAGAACTCCGAAGCTTCCCGTACCGTCATGGCGAGGACGTCGCTGATGGATTTTCCGTTCAGTTCATACTGCAACACTTCATTGCTGAACCGCTTGCCCTCGCATACTTCACATGTCGTCCTTACCGGCTCGAGAAAGGCCAAATCCGTGTAGATCATCCCAAGACCCTGACAATTGGAACAGGCTCCCTTGGAGTTGAAGCTGAACAGGGAAGCGCTCACCTTGTTGGCTGCTGCGAATAGTCGACGGATCTCATCCATCATACCTGTGTAGGTAGCCGGATTGGAGCGGACGGAAGTGCCAACGGCCGACTGATCAGCGACAATCGCTTCCGGATGCGATTGCAGGAATGCTCCGTTAATCAGCGTGCTTTTACCTGAGCCGGCTACTCCCGTAACCACGGTCAGCACACCGACGGGTATATCGATCGTAACATTCTTCAGATTGTGCAGGCTGACACCAGCGACTGTCATCCTATCCATTGGCACCCTGGGTGTTGTTTTCAAGGGCAGATTTTGCTTCAAGCACCTTCCTGTCAATGTATCCGCGCGAAGCAAGCCCTCAAAGTCGCCTTTGTAGACGATTTCCCCGCCGCGGGTCCCCGCATAAGGTCCGACATCGATGATGTAATCGGCGATCTCCATGACTTCGCGGTCATGTTCAACGACAAGTACGGTATTCCCTTTGTCCCGGAGCTGGCGCAGCATGCCGTTCAGACGATGGACATCCCGAGGATGCAGTCCGACGCTCGGTTCATCGAAAATGTAGATCATGTCGGTAAGACTGCTGCTTAGATGACGGACCATCTTGATACGCTGTGACTCCCCGCCCGACAAAGTCGCAGTCTGTCGGTCTAGACTAAGATACTCCAGCCCAATATCGACCAGATGGTTCAGCCGTGTCAGAATTCCGTCTATCATCGGGCCAGCAACGGGATCCCGAACGGCCTCGATCATACGAATAAGCTCTCCTATCTCCATCGCCGCGCATTGGGCAATGTTGTATCCGTTAATCCGGCAGCCCAAAGCCGCTTGATTAAGCCGGCTTCCCCTGCAAAGGTTACATTCGCTATAGGATAGAAACCGGTCAAGGGTTTCGCGTTTGGCATCTGACATCTCGCTGTTGTCCCGCTTTAAATACAGGCGGGTAAGCTTGGGCAGCAGACCTTCATAATTCGATTCGATGTCGCCGCCTATGGTGCGATATACGATCTTGCTTTCTTTGCCGTGGAGGAGGGTTTCCCATTCTGCCGGCGTATATTCGGCAAGCCGCTTGTCGTTGTCAAACAAACCAGAATGGGTGTACGTATTCAAGTACCAGCTCCCCACTTTAAATACGGGGAACAGGATCGCGCCTTCATTCAGCGATTTGGACCTGTCTAGCAGTTTGTCAACATCGAACTGCACCACCTGTCCGACTCCGGAGCATTCCGGGCACATACCGGCCGGGTCGTTAAACGAAAAAACATGCGAATTGCCGGCAAAGGGCTTACCAATTCTGGAGAACAGCAGCCGGAGCATCGCATAAATATCCGTTATCGTGCCGACTGTCGAACGGGAGTTACCACCTAATCTTTTCTGATCGATCACAACCGCCGTTGACAAGTTATCGATTCGATCAGTGTCCGGCTGACTGAACCGGGGCAGCCGATTGCGGATGAAGGCAGAAAACGTCTCGTTAAGCTGCCGCTGAGCTTCGGCGCTGATGGTGTCAAAGACCAGAGAAGATTTGCCTGAGCCCGAGACGCCGGTGAAAATCGTGATTTTTCGCTTCGGGATGCGAACATTCACGTTC includes:
- a CDS encoding spore coat protein — protein: MNTDYLDPINSLNMPEMADMTFAMDFLIRAKEGVRNLSIALTETASPDVRALLHTQLKQGIAMHQEISELMIRKKWFHPYELNEQYQLDQLSANNTVMIGQMNLFPGDTSRKGMFDRTPDEHIGGHKA
- a CDS encoding zinc-dependent alcohol dehydrogenase, whose protein sequence is MKAVTYQGVKNVVVKEVPDAKIEKPDDMIVKITSTAICGSDLHLIHGMIPNLQENYVIGHEPMGIVEEVGPGVTNLKKGDRVIIPFNIACGECFYCKNQLESQCDNSNENGDMGAYFGYSGTTGGYSGGQAEYLRVPFANFTHFKIPENCEQPDEKLSLIADAMTTAFWSVDNAGVKNGDTVIVLGCGPVGLLAQKFCWLKGAKRVIAVDYVDYRLQHAKRTNNVEIVNFEQDQNIGNTLKEMTKGGADVVIDAVGMDGKMSDLEYLASGLKLQGGTMSAFIIASQAVRKGGTIQVTGVYGGRYNGFPLGDIMQRNVNIRSGQAPVIHYMPYMYELVTSGKVDPGDIVTHVIPLSDAKRGYEVFDTKTDNCIKVILKP
- a CDS encoding spore coat protein; this encodes MNPILEHMSGLHTLTDDVIAMDLLINAKSGVRNYAMAVTECATPEIKQILMKQLDEAIVSHEKISNYMVQHGLYHPYHIPEQIQLDLKNIQTAMNILP
- a CDS encoding histidine phosphatase family protein; amino-acid sequence: MTTLGLIRHGVTDWNDEYRTQGHSDIPLNERGRQQAELLSKRIGIEHWDYIYSSDLSRALETAAIIGKIKNIDVRTDPRLREMNCGLIEGTTEQERVNRWGYGWFRLDLGIESNDEIVKRGKQCLTDISCRHPDQNILIVSHGAFLGMTLKRLIPHIDMTESLLNASITILNTGEPRWNCSLYNCTKHL
- a CDS encoding SH3 domain-containing protein, which gives rise to MKQYKVVYPHVSNYPDPIVLAKGDIVIYGREDTEFPNWIFCEAIHSKKCGWVPKQILSTPNEEHIATALTHYSAHELTVDPGMLVEKELELNEWSFVRTPEGEKGWVPNKVLVIKNINE
- a CDS encoding aldo/keto reductase; amino-acid sequence: MKQRILGNSNILVSSIGLGVMGMSPGIYGVTDDEQSIQTIHRALDIGVTMFDTADVYGNGHNEHLLGRALQGRREQAIIATKFSYTPNYESISGHPDYVKQAVEDSLRRLNTDYIDLYYQHRVDPHIPIEETVGAMADLVKAGKVRALGLSEASASTIRRAHAVYPISVLESEYSLWSRDIEEEILPTVRELGITHVAYSPLSRGFISGELHTFEDLAADDLRRWMPRFQGDNFRKNIEVVDKIKEIAMEKNCTPSQLAIAWTIAGGALPIPGTKRIKYLEENASAADILLMKEDLERIDQVSPKNVVHGTRYMKEQMTLLGG
- a CDS encoding MerR family transcriptional regulator; translation: MPFTIKEASERLGCPAHTIRFYEKEGLLPYIKRDKNGNRLFEQDHLDWIRLMTCFRATGMKLSLLKEMVDLALDGDSTIPQRKAILNQYKEDLFRRQNELAEALDAVNNKLSIYEDIEKGRIPSESQLLIKMEESERQQT
- a CDS encoding sensor histidine kinase, whose amino-acid sequence is MLSFGIIIFAVNKAIDYYSFVTIEKQMMEKADLSELSFREVLAQHRSSSGEPQTKEIVRLALEKLKASGKEVRIYDSSKQLLGLAVDGIIINDGKPLIFEKNIEKALSGSYTYTVTEDHLLYFATPIQDQYYQNAYVYEFVEDISYFYAIMDQIRYILFVGAGGFIVLITLSSLWIARNTTKPIKLLLGAAQSFSRQEFRRVHLNRKDELGMLADGLDSMGRQLHDYIQYQKQFVSNVSHELKTPLAAIRGFSQYLYEGESENKELQKIYAHLLQESDRLTRLINELLLLSRFDKNGSNELEARKTEMNELIQQVAMNMEAKARDKGIEIRVDKVEGEPDDEGTTRVYANVNPMLMSHAIANLVDNAIKYSGNYSQIKVEMEQTPSEVVIRIHDQGIGIASDELERVQERFYRAKNTSTANGSGLGLSICKEIVERFNGYIDMESQIGEGTTVTIVLPRA
- a CDS encoding response regulator transcription factor, with amino-acid sequence MKKILVIDDEIAIRDLIELVLRRENYDVQTAEDGKTGLQLLDSFQPDLVVLDLMLPDCSGYDLCKEITGKRAIPVIMLSAKNEVIDKVLGLELGAEDYMTKPFDNRELLARIKVILRRNESKEESSEGTEVKSTRIIHEELTFDLESRRVLKNGVPVSLTAKEFKILETLLKRPDKIFTRDELLQIGWGYDFMGDSRSVDMTIMRLRKKLEDNADEPKYVRTIYGFGYQLGGGED